The stretch of DNA GTTTTGTCGTTTATAATCGTAATCCTGCCACTGTTTTTATGGGTGATACTGGTTCATTGGCGTTGGGAGGCGCACTTGCTGGTGTCGGCATTTTAAGTAATAATCTTTGGGGTTTATTTATTGTTAGTGGTCTTTTTTTTGTTGAATCTCTTTCGGTAATTGCTCAAGTTAGTTATTACAAAGCGACTAAAGGGAGAGATGGAAAAGGTAAGCGTTTGTTTAAAATGGCTCCGATTCATCATCATTTTGAACTGAGCGGTTGGACAGAAACGCAAGTTGTAGGCGCATTTTATTTAATGAATACTTTATTAGTCTTGCTCGCTTATTTTGTTAGCTACAATTAAAATAATCTTGATAATTAATGATAAGTAATAAAGAGCCGTTTTTTATTAATAGTTGATTTTTGCTCAAATCATTGATCGTATGTTTAATCTGCAAAAACTAACGCTCAAAAACCGTCTTTTAAACGATCCTTACTATCGTTTACAATCCCTTCAAGAAGTACAAATTGCTGCCGAATTAGGCATAAAAATAGATGTTAATCAAGCAGGAATTGATGATTGGTTAAGATTACCAGGTATTTCCATTAATCAAGCGCGATCGCTTGTAGAATTAGTAGGAATGGGAGTTCAATTATTTTGTCTAGAAGATGTAGCAGCAGCAATTAGTCTTCCTGTACAAAGGTTATTACCTTTAGAACCAATCTTACATTTTGAATACTACGATCCCATTAGTCCTCTAAGTCCTCAACGAGTTAATCCGAATGAGGCTTCTATAGAAGAAATAATCCAAATTCCAATTTTAAATCAAGATTTGGCGCAAAAAATTGCTGAAAATCGGCGAATAAATGGTAAATATCGCAATTTAGCTGATTTCCAACGGCGACTTCAGCTTAATAGTCAAGTAACTTCTCAATTGATGTACTATCTAAGATTTTGATCATCAATTTAGAATAGAGTTTGTCTTTCACAAACAAAACCCTTCTTTTGCCAAAACGATAAATCGACCTCACTTAATTGATCGACTCGATCACAAGTAGGATGAAATAATTGACTTAAATAAGACCAGCCCAAACTACGAATTACATCTATTATTGTCTTAAGAGCAAATTCTTGATTACCAGGAATACCTTTTTCTGGAGCAAGATCTAAATCAATCCAAATACCATGAGAACCCAGAATAATATTAGCTAACCATTTTGCTCTAGGTAAATGAGTCTTAGAAGTAATTAATTTAACTTTATGTACCTTCCAATTAGTTAAAATAGGTAAACTAAAGAAAAAATTACCAAAAGTTGATTCGGCACATTTTTCTAAGATAACTCGTTCCAAATTGATTTGTTCTTTTTGAAAAACCTTGAAAAGACAAGGAGCTTCAGAACCTTGAGAAATTAAAATTGGGAGCTTAGGATATTGTTTGGCGAGTTTAGCTGCATAAATCTCACGATTAATACTTCCTCCCAAAACTAAAAAGGCATCAACTGGCATAGCAGCATTGCTAGATAATTTAACCGTAAAATTAAACAATAAACTTAAACTTAATATCCCTACAATTAACAAAATTACCAGTTTAAGCGATCGCGAATAGATTTGTACCATAAATCTAGATGCCAATATTTGATCAAAATTTTGACGAAGCTGAAGCAGGCGCATAGCGTACCCCATTCCGTCTCAAGTTTCTTTCGGAAAACCGTATTTTACTCAAATTTTCTTCTGACTTAAAATAAAAATTAGCTAAAAAAATATATAAGCAAAAAAAGTATATATAAAGAGTAAAAATATATGGGATTTTTTGATTCTGAAGTAGTACAACAAGAAGCAAAAAAATTATTTGAAGATTATCAGTCTCTCATTCAGTTGGGAAGCGAATACGGTAAATTCGACCGCGAAGGCAAAAAAATCTTCATCCAACAAATGGAAGCTTTGATGGAACGATATCGCATTTTCATGAAGCGTTTTGAACTATCTGAAGATTTTATGGCACAGATGACCATTCAACAATTAAAAACGCAACTTGGTCAATTTGGCATGACTCCCCAGCAAATGTTTGAACAGATGAATATGACCTTAGAACGAATGAAATCTGAAATTGAGCGATAATTTATCTAATTCTAAGGACGAGGAAATTTAGAAGCTGAAGGAAAATATTGCATCGGCTCATTATCAAGAGCTTTGAGCATAAAAGAACGCCAAATAGGTGCAGCATAACTTCCGCCGGTAACTCCTCTACCTAAGCTTTGATAATTATCATTACCAATCCAAACAGCTGTAGCTAATTGAGGAACATAACCCACGAACCAAACATCTCTCTCTGAAGAAGTTGTTCCTGTTTTACCTGCTGCTAGTCGACCAATACTAGCATTTTTACCAGTTCCTTCAGCAATAACTCCTGTTAGTACACTAGAAAGATTAGCAGTTGCCCAAGGGTTTAATAACAACTTGGGTTGAGGTCGATTGTCTAATAATAAATTACCTTTACTATCTGCTACTTGAACAATAATAGTCGGGTCGCTATGCCAACCGTTACTAGCAAAAGTCGCATAAGCTCCTGCCATCTCTAATGGTGTTACGCCAATTGAACCTAAAGGCAAAGATATAACTGGTTCTAGTGGACTTTTAATTCCCAGAGAGCGACACACTTCAATTACTTTATCTAAGCCAACCGCTTTCCCTAGTTTAACTGCTGGTATATTAGCAGACTGAATTAAAGCTGTTCTCAATGACATTAAACCCGAAAAAGAACCGCCATAATTTTTGGGAGTATAATAACCAGAAGGTACGCGATAGGTAATCGGAGAATCATCAATAGTAGAATATGGTGTGTACTTTCCACTAGCAAAAGCCGTATAGTAAACAAACGGTTTAAAAGAAGAACCTGGTTGACGACGAGACTGAATTGCACGATTAAATTGACTTTTATCGTAACCAACTCCACCCACTAAAGCTTTAACAAAATGAGTACGTGGATCAACTGCCACTAAAGCTACTTGATCTGCACGAACTCCTGCTCTTCTTAAATTTTGATGTCCTTGAGTAACGGTTTCTTCTGCCATTTTTTGGAAATTATAATCAATGGTAGTTTGAACGCGCATACCACCTTGAGTCACTGCATCTTGACCAAATCGTTCCTTTAATTCCGTGATCACCGCTTCAGTAATAAAAGGTGATTTACTAGTCCGCCAGGCAGTTGGTTTAGCTACCAGTAAAGGTTCTTGACGAGCTTGTTTTTCTTGTTCGGGACTGATCCATCCTAATTCTCTCATTCGCTTGAGAACTAAAGCTTGTCGTTGTTTAGTTTCAGTGTAATTAATATAGGGACTATACTGTTCTGGAGCTTGTATTAAACCAGCCATCATGGCAGCTTCCGCTAAGTTTAACTCAGAAGCACTTTTATTAAAATAAGTCTCTGCTGCGGTTTGGACTCCATAATTATTATGACCCCAATAAATATTATTGAGATACATATTTAAAATTTCATCCTTACTAAAAACTTGCTCGACTCGAATGGCAAGAATTGCTTCTGCTAGTTTACGAGTAAAAGTACGTTCTCTAGTCAAAAATAGATTTTTAATCAGTTGCATCGTTAACGTAGAAGCACCTTCTGCTACACCTCCTCTTTGCCAGTTAACCCAAACAGCACGACCAATACTATAAGGATTGATTCCCTGATGTTGATAAAAATGACTATCTTCGATCGCAATAACTGCTCGTTTTAATTCGGGAGAGATTTGGTCTAGAGAAACTACTTCTCGATTGGCTTCACCATGAAGACTGGTTAGTAGTCTACCTTTGATGTCATAAATATAACTTGTTTCTGAAGGTTGATAGTTACGCAATACTCTGACATCAGGAAGATTACGAAAGCTAATTGCCAATCCGACTAATCCCCCCGCAGCAATGGCACTAGTAATCATCGCAGTTCCAAGAATAGTTCCTCCTGCTGCTTTTACTGTGCCAACCAGGAAGGAAGCAATATTAGTAGAGTCTTTTGAAAATTTTGGTTTTTGTCCAAGAGCTTTAGACGACACGATAGTTCCCTTCCTTTGCGATCAAGATTAGCCAATATATTATGGCCGAATAGTACATTATATTTAGTTAAGTTAGAAATTAAAATAGCCTCTGACTAAGCGATCTTAGCTAAAAAAATTTAGCCCAGTGTGGCTGGAGCAAAAATTTTTCCAATATCTTTGAAGAGATTTTTTGAAATTCTTCTTTTTTTGTTTTGATTATGTTATTATTTTGAAGCACGGGCGATTAGCTCAGCGGTAGAGCGCCTGCCTTACAAGCAGGATGCCACTGGTTCAAATCCAGTATCGCCCATTTAAAACAACCAGCGTCATAGCTTGGGATTATGTCCTCTTTCGGATTGTTCGGTACTTTGAATTTGGTTTATTTTTCTCATAGTAGTACCAGATGAGTACCAAGTCTAGATACTTTACGTATTAATTACATAATCCGCGATCGCTAAAACACATCATAACCTTGACAACAACACGGACTATGCTTTCTCTGGACTATTTTATCGACTGCTAAGTTTTCCCTTGTTCAGCCGTTACTTGGATGAAGACCTACTGCAACAGCAAGGAATTCAAAATAGCCGTGCGATGAGAAATTTGGCAATCTTTTCTCAGCTACTCGATAAGTTTGAATATCTCTACAACCTCACCGTCTTAAGCCCTGGCTTTTTAGATAAACATCTTAGGAATTTATTCAATCAGTTTTTCCGCTTCCTCAAAGATGGCGGTATTGATGAGTATAGTCATTTCAATTTAGAGTGAGACAATCTCTTCTTGCTAAGAAAGGCTTTCAGCCGAAAAAATGTTTCATTCTTATTTGAAACAACTATATGAAGATAAATTCTTTGTAATTCATACCAATTGGAGATTATTTTGCTCACTTCAAGCATTTGTTCGTTTAGAAAAAATGCTTGAAGTGAGCAAAATATATGTGTTCTAATTGCATGACTATCTCTCACCATAAAGCGACAAATACCACATACTTGTTTAATGGGAAAACTTTCAATTTGCCAATGAGTATCATGAATGGTGATAAATTCATGCCTAGTTATCTGCTCGATATTTTCTGGTTCGGGTGAGTAGAAAATATAGTGTCTAGAGTCTTCTTTTTTGAAGACTTTCCTAAACAATTTAACAAACCCAAATTCCCTCAAATGAGTTATCAAACCTTGGTCTGGAAGCTATAGAATACTCACTTGACAATACTTTTTCGGTTCAGTGGAGACAGTTCGGTTTTTTTCAACACCGAATAGAAAACCTAACAGGGTGATTAGAGATGGCGAGGAAACCTCGCCCTCTCTCACCCTCAATTTCTGGTTTCTTAAAAATTTCAAGTTTTCTGTTCTTGAGTACCAACTATCACCTGTTACTAATTTTGGTTTTAAACCCCAATCTATCACCTCCAGCAACATTTCTTGAAAATAATTATTCTTCGTTTTTCTCTCTTTTTTGTCATATATTCTGTAATTAATTGGAACTGAATGACCATGAATATCACTGTAATATAAAGTTATTAAATTCAATCCTTTGATACTTTTATGGTATTTACCTGACCAAAAATAGTCGATTAACTCGGCATTTTTGGGCTGGCTATACACCTTTTCTATTACTGTGTCATCAACACTTAAAATCCCACCATTCACATTGATTATGCTGGTTACCAGATTGAACAAATCTTTTGGTTCGTATCTTTCTCTGAGCAAAAAGCGGTTCACACTATCATGGGAAACGTTTCCAAGTATTTCTGCTAATCTACTGCAACCCCCATGCTTTGGTTCTGATAGCAAAAATAGGGTATAGTGTTCCAGATTGCATTGTGCTGTCGAGGTTTTGCTAATTTCTCTAATGTTCTCATCCCTCAAGGTAGACAACTCTCGTTTTTAACTGCACTATTTTATCATTCTGTCAATGCGTAAGTTCTATTTAATTTTGCTCACTTACTTAAGAAATTGCATAAATTAAGATAAAAATAAACTCCATGAACGAAGATCGCAAAGCTATCAATGGTGAACCAAATCAGGATACCCCTAAAATGGGCGGAGGTTTACCAGTTGTTGAATATTGGGCAAGACATACTCTTTCTCCAGAAGGATTAAAATTGTGGCAAACTCTATTTCATAAAAGTGCTTGTCTTTCTTGTTCTTGGGGAACAGGAGGACAAAAAGGAGGTTTTACTAATGAGGTAGGGGAAAAAGTTCAGCGTTGTATGAAGAGTGTGGAATCGATCTCCGCAGAAATTCAACCTCCCATCTCAACTCAATTTTTTGCCCATCAAACTATTACTCAATTACAACAACTTTCTTCTTTAGAGGCGGATCGATTAGGTAGATGGAGTTTTCCTATTATTTTGCGTTCGGGTAAATCTAATTACGAACATATTTCTTGGTCAGAAATTTATCAAATTGCTACGGCAGCTTTTCAAAAACCACCAGAAAGAGTTGCTTCTTATAGTTCTGGTCGTTCTTCCAATGAATCTGCTTATCTGTTGCAACTGATGATGCGGGCATTAGGTTCTAATAATTTAGCCGACTGTTCCGATCTTTGTCATGCCCCTTCTACTTTTGGTTTGAAGCAGATGTTTGGCAGCGGGACATCGATGGTTAGTTTGGAGAGTTTAAAACAAACTGATTGTGTAGTCTTGGTTGGTGCTAACCCTTCTTACAATCATCCACGCTTGATGAATGAATTGATTAAGTTGCGGGATAGAGGCGGTAAAGTAATTGTAATCAATCCAGTCAGAGAAATAGGACTAGTTAAATTTGGTTCTCCTTCTTTTCCTGTTACCTCTTTAATTCAAGGTTCAGAAATTGCTTCATTGTATCTACAACCGATCCCTGGTAGTGATGTTGCTTTATTTGTAGGTATTCAAAAATCTTTAATTGAAAAAAATTTAGTTGATTACAAATATTTGCGATCGCATACAGAAAACTGGCAAGAAGTAATTGAACAGGTAAACCAAACAACCTGGGAAGAGATCACTACAGTTTGTGGCATTTCTCAAGCAGAAATTGAAACTGCTGCTACCATCATTGGTTCATCTCCCAAAGTAGTTTTTGCTTGGGCAATGGGTATTACACAACATGAAAATGGTGTAGATAATGTCTATAGTATTGCCAACACTGCTTTATTAACAGGTAATGCGGGTAAAGAAGGTGCGGGAACTATGCCGATTAGAGGTCATTCTAACGTTCAAGGTTTCGGTTCTATGGGCGTTACTGTCCGCCTGAAACAAGAAATTCAGCAAGCATTAGAAAAACTCTTAGATCGTCCTCTTAGTCGCGTTCAAGGTTATGATACTAGGTCTTTAATTGAAGCAGCAGACGGAGGTGAGATAGATACCCTAATTTGTGTTGGTGGTAATTTATATGCAGCAAATCCCGACTCAACTCAAGCCAAACGAGCATTAGGTAAGATAAAAACCATTATTTATTTAGCAACTAAACCGAATTTAGGACATTTTCACGGATTAGCCCAACAAAATACTATTATTATTCCTGTCCTGAATCGCTTTGAAAATCCTCATAAAACTACTACTGAATCAGGTAATAACTTTGTTCGCCTCAACGATGAAGGTACGACCCATCTCAAAGATGCGGATCTTATTTCTGAAGTAGAATTTATCACCGAACTTGCCCACCGCATTCACGGAGAATACCCAGTTAATTGGCGTAAACTGCAAGATACTAAATATGTTCGGCAATTAATTGCCCAAACAATTCCAGGATTTGAAAAGATGGCAAATCTTGATGAGACTAAGCAAGAATTTACGATTGGCGGACGCATTTTTCCCGAACCAAAATTTGCTACTTCTTCTGGTAAAGCTGCTATGTTTGTTACACCATTACCTCAACTTGATCTTCCTGATCCCAAAGCGTTTAAAATTCCCGATTCCAAAAAGAGTGTGGTAGTTGCCTTAATGACTGGGCGCAGCTATTCTCAACATAATACAGTGGTTTACAAAGTTGCTGATAAATATCGAGGGATTCCTCATCGCAATTGTATTTTGATGAATCAAATTGATGCTGAAATGGCTGGAATCAAAGAACATCAAAGAGTTACAGTTCAGGCAGATGCAGGAAAGTTAGAAAATGTCGAGGTCATTTTTGGTACAGTACGTCAAGGTGCAGCTTTGATGTTTTATCCTGAAGTTAATGCTATTTTTAAAGCTAGAATAGATCGGCGTTGCGGTACTCCTGCTTTTAAACGAGTTCCTGCTGTAGTATATGCATGATAATAATATTGTAGGGACAATTCATGAATTATCCCTACACAATTGATCTGTTAAAACTGTCCGCAGTTAGGCGATTGATTCCCAATGCGTTGAGTATTATCAGTAGGATAAGCAGTTAAGATTACTGTGCCATCAGGATTTTTTACTATTCCCCGCGCTGGATAAATCGCACCTTGCGATGTAAGTATTGGTGGATATTGTTCTTGTAAGGCTTTTTCTTCTGTTTCCGTGTACAGCGGGACGCTTTCACCTTCAATAATTACTGTCTCAGAAGGCATTGGTTCGATAGGTGTAGGAGGAATACCTCCTTTTCCTTTAACTACAAAAGTATTTTCTCTATCAGCAAGGATATCTTGTGCTGTTTGAGTAGCATCGCAGACTCCAGCAACTACTTTATCTGGTTCAACTACATACATTTTCTGGTGCTTCCGATGTTTCTTGAAACACTTCTACATCAGGAGTGTTAATACTAACATTACCATCTAAACTAAATTGAGAACTAGCATTAATATCATTTGTAATCGGATTAAGTTCCCTTTCAGCTAGCCCAAAAATCCCTTGAGTATTAATATTAATATTTCCGCCTATTCCTTGTTGAGCATCAGCCAAAATATCATTATTTTGATTAGGAAAAGCAACTACAAAACCAGCATCGATCTTAATATTACCGCCATTACCAGAACCACCAGCTTCTGTAGAAATTATACTGTTATTGCGTAATGATAAGAGATTATCGACTTCCAGAGTAATATTTCCACCTTCACCTGAGACAGTTTCTGCGGAAATAGAGCCTTGATCCTCAAATTTAATTGAATCAGCAGAAATAAAAATATTTCCTCCGTTTCCTGTAGAGCTAGCAAAATTACTAGCAAATACCCCCGTCTCTAATTTTAGCTCTTGTAAAATTTGTTCGTCAAAAGGAGATTTATTGGGAGGATTACCATTATTTAAAACAATATTGTCAGCAATATTTAGATTAATATTTCCTGCATTTCCACCTTTGTCATTGCCTGTAACAATCTTGCCTCCATTGCTTAATTCTAAAAAATTGGCATTAATATTAATATCACCACCATCAAAATCGTTTTCAGTTAAAGCATCAATAACCGAACCAGTATCAAGTTTGATAGTCTCAGCATTAAGAGTGATGTTACCAGCTTGCCCGGTTGAACCTCGTTTAGCATTGGTAGAAATTAAAGAAAAATTAGCTAAGGAAATTGAAGGAGAAGAAATACTAATATCACCACCATTTCCTTCTACATCATTTTGTACTTGAGAAATAATTAGGGCAAGAAATGGTTTACCGTCAGAAGAAACTTGATTAGAACCATCAAGAATAACTGCATCTGTAGCATTAATAGTTATATTACCTGCATCTCCTTTACCTTGATTATCAGCCAAAATAAATGATTTATCTTCAAGCCGAAAAGAGCCTGTGTTGATAGTAATATCGCCTGCGTCACCTTCTCCATTCCCAATTACTTGAGAAAGTATTACATTATTTGCTTCATCTGTACCATTATCAAGCACAACTGAATCTTTAGCATTAATTGTGATGTTTCCTACATTGCCTTTGCCATCAATTACTGCACTAAAGATAGCTCCACGTTCAATCAAAATATTATTAGCATTAATAAAAACTTCACCAGAATTTCCTTGCGAAAAATTGGCAGATGTAATTTTGCCTTCGTTGTTAATTTCTAAGAAGTTAGTATTGATAAATATTGCTCCTGCGTTACCTTGAGCATTGCTTTTGTTTTTCTCATTATCTCTTTTTTTAGGTGTTAACCCGACATGATTATTAATTTCTGTGTCTAATCCTATATCGTCATTACTGCCAAGTATTTTGACCGCATCAGTGGCATTAATGGTAATATCTCCTGCTTGTGCAGTTGGTGAACCACTATTTTCAGCAATACCTGCAAGTAGTTGACTTTTCTCTGATAAAGTTAAGTTACGAGCATTAATATTAATAAATCCGCCACCACCACCAGCAACATTAACGAAAGACCCGTTAGTTAAATTAATATCTGCCCTTGCTACATCATCAGGAAAAATTAAACTACCTTCATTACTAATACCTATTTCTCCTGCTTGAGATAAACCCCCTAACTCAACTCTACCTCCTGGTGCAGTGATTTTTCCTCCTGCAAAATTAAGATTGCCACCAACTAAAGTAATGTTTTTTCCTGTGTCTACCTGCAACCCAACACCATTAGCTGTAGATTGATTGGTGATTGGTTGAGGATTATCCCGAAAATTTAAACCAATTGGCGCATTAATCGTTAAAATCGGCTGTGTTTGGGTATCCGTCGCACTAAACTCCACCCCATCGGGAAATAAAATACTATCAGCAGTAGAACCATAAAAAGAACCACCAATATCTAAAGAAGCACCTTCACCAAAAACAATTCCCGCAGGATTGATTAAAAATAAATTGGCACTACCGTTTGCTTTTAGTAAACCATTGATGTTAGAAATATTACCCCCTGTAACGCGATTGAGAATATTAACTACATCGGATGCATTGTTAAAA from Stanieria cyanosphaera PCC 7437 encodes:
- a CDS encoding FdhF/YdeP family oxidoreductase; its protein translation is MNEDRKAINGEPNQDTPKMGGGLPVVEYWARHTLSPEGLKLWQTLFHKSACLSCSWGTGGQKGGFTNEVGEKVQRCMKSVESISAEIQPPISTQFFAHQTITQLQQLSSLEADRLGRWSFPIILRSGKSNYEHISWSEIYQIATAAFQKPPERVASYSSGRSSNESAYLLQLMMRALGSNNLADCSDLCHAPSTFGLKQMFGSGTSMVSLESLKQTDCVVLVGANPSYNHPRLMNELIKLRDRGGKVIVINPVREIGLVKFGSPSFPVTSLIQGSEIASLYLQPIPGSDVALFVGIQKSLIEKNLVDYKYLRSHTENWQEVIEQVNQTTWEEITTVCGISQAEIETAATIIGSSPKVVFAWAMGITQHENGVDNVYSIANTALLTGNAGKEGAGTMPIRGHSNVQGFGSMGVTVRLKQEIQQALEKLLDRPLSRVQGYDTRSLIEAADGGEIDTLICVGGNLYAANPDSTQAKRALGKIKTIIYLATKPNLGHFHGLAQQNTIIIPVLNRFENPHKTTTESGNNFVRLNDEGTTHLKDADLISEVEFITELAHRIHGEYPVNWRKLQDTKYVRQLIAQTIPGFEKMANLDETKQEFTIGGRIFPEPKFATSSGKAAMFVTPLPQLDLPDPKAFKIPDSKKSVVVALMTGRSYSQHNTVVYKVADKYRGIPHRNCILMNQIDAEMAGIKEHQRVTVQADAGKLENVEVIFGTVRQGAALMFYPEVNAIFKARIDRRCGTPAFKRVPAVVYA
- a CDS encoding transglycosylase domain-containing protein — encoded protein: MSSKALGQKPKFSKDSTNIASFLVGTVKAAGGTILGTAMITSAIAAGGLVGLAISFRNLPDVRVLRNYQPSETSYIYDIKGRLLTSLHGEANREVVSLDQISPELKRAVIAIEDSHFYQHQGINPYSIGRAVWVNWQRGGVAEGASTLTMQLIKNLFLTRERTFTRKLAEAILAIRVEQVFSKDEILNMYLNNIYWGHNNYGVQTAAETYFNKSASELNLAEAAMMAGLIQAPEQYSPYINYTETKQRQALVLKRMRELGWISPEQEKQARQEPLLVAKPTAWRTSKSPFITEAVITELKERFGQDAVTQGGMRVQTTIDYNFQKMAEETVTQGHQNLRRAGVRADQVALVAVDPRTHFVKALVGGVGYDKSQFNRAIQSRRQPGSSFKPFVYYTAFASGKYTPYSTIDDSPITYRVPSGYYTPKNYGGSFSGLMSLRTALIQSANIPAVKLGKAVGLDKVIEVCRSLGIKSPLEPVISLPLGSIGVTPLEMAGAYATFASNGWHSDPTIIVQVADSKGNLLLDNRPQPKLLLNPWATANLSSVLTGVIAEGTGKNASIGRLAAGKTGTTSSERDVWFVGYVPQLATAVWIGNDNYQSLGRGVTGGSYAAPIWRSFMLKALDNEPMQYFPSASKFPRP
- a CDS encoding YdcF family protein produces the protein MVQIYSRSLKLVILLIVGILSLSLLFNFTVKLSSNAAMPVDAFLVLGGSINREIYAAKLAKQYPKLPILISQGSEAPCLFKVFQKEQINLERVILEKCAESTFGNFFFSLPILTNWKVHKVKLITSKTHLPRAKWLANIILGSHGIWIDLDLAPEKGIPGNQEFALKTIIDVIRSLGWSYLSQLFHPTCDRVDQLSEVDLSFWQKKGFVCERQTLF
- a CDS encoding DUF1825 family protein; the encoded protein is MGFFDSEVVQQEAKKLFEDYQSLIQLGSEYGKFDREGKKIFIQQMEALMERYRIFMKRFELSEDFMAQMTIQQLKTQLGQFGMTPQQMFEQMNMTLERMKSEIER
- a CDS encoding helix-hairpin-helix domain-containing protein; translated protein: MFNLQKLTLKNRLLNDPYYRLQSLQEVQIAAELGIKIDVNQAGIDDWLRLPGISINQARSLVELVGMGVQLFCLEDVAAAISLPVQRLLPLEPILHFEYYDPISPLSPQRVNPNEASIEEIIQIPILNQDLAQKIAENRRINGKYRNLADFQRRLQLNSQVTSQLMYYLRF
- a CDS encoding two-partner secretion domain-containing protein; this translates as MRDKAFFPFFQVGFYTCCSLVAHPVTAQSISSDGTLSTPTEVNPTATGVEITGGTSSGGNLFHSFKDFSIPTGSEAFFNNASDVVNILNRVTGGNISNINGLLKANGSANLFLINPAGIVFGEGASLDIGGSFYGSTADSILFPDGVEFSATDTQTQPILTINAPIGLNFRDNPQPITNQSTANGVGLQVDTGKNITLVGGNLNFAGGKITAPGGRVELGGLSQAGEIGISNEGSLIFPDDVARADINLTNGSFVNVAGGGGGFININARNLTLSEKSQLLAGIAENSGSPTAQAGDITINATDAVKILGSNDDIGLDTEINNHVGLTPKKRDNEKNKSNAQGNAGAIFINTNFLEINNEGKITSANFSQGNSGEVFINANNILIERGAIFSAVIDGKGNVGNITINAKDSVVLDNGTDEANNVILSQVIGNGEGDAGDITINTGSFRLEDKSFILADNQGKGDAGNITINATDAVILDGSNQVSSDGKPFLALIISQVQNDVEGNGGDISISSPSISLANFSLISTNAKRGSTGQAGNITLNAETIKLDTGSVIDALTENDFDGGDININANFLELSNGGKIVTGNDKGGNAGNINLNIADNIVLNNGNPPNKSPFDEQILQELKLETGVFASNFASSTGNGGNIFISADSIKFEDQGSISAETVSGEGGNITLEVDNLLSLRNNSIISTEAGGSGNGGNIKIDAGFVVAFPNQNNDILADAQQGIGGNININTQGIFGLAERELNPITNDINASSQFSLDGNVSINTPDVEVFQETSEAPENVCS